From Brassica rapa cultivar Chiifu-401-42 chromosome A06, CAAS_Brap_v3.01, whole genome shotgun sequence:
GTTGCTGGGTTAGCTTTACATAGGTGAACTTAGGAACGCTTGGTTTTGTTATTAGAGACTTAACATCAATCCTGCTTTGACTTTTGTTGTTTTAACTCAGAGCTATTGTTGCCTGTTtgatttagttattaagcagaGGCTTTGAGTTTTTGGGAGAAAAAATGGTGAGAATCAGTGTGCTCAACGATGCTCTCAAGAGCATGTTCAATGCCGAGAAGCGTGGCAAGAGGCAGGTCATGATCAGGCCTTCTTCCAAAGTCATCATCAAGTTTCTCATCGTTATGCAGAAGCACGGTATGCTTTTTATTAATAcacattcattcattcattcccTCCATTGTTCTTTGGAGTTAATTCACTCAAATGCAGGTTACATCGGTGAGTTTGAGTATGTGGATGACCACCGATCCGGCAAAATCGTTGTCGAATTGAACGGAAGGTTGAACAAGTGTGGCGTTATCAGCCCTCGTTTTGATGTTGGTGTCAAGGAGATTGAAGGTTGGACTGCCCGTCTGCTTCCTTCCAGACAGGTTCGGTATCTCTTTGTATAACTTGTCTCAAGATTTGAAGAGTATTATTTAATGGATTGTAACGATTTGGAATGTGCAGTTTGGGTACATTGTGTTGACTACCTCTGCTGGTATTATGGACCATGAAGAAGCGAGGAGAAAGAATGTCGGAGGCAAGGTTCTCGGCTTCTTCTATTGAGATCTTTTATGACGAAAGAGACTTCTTTGTTCTGctattttttaacttttgtcATCCATTTTCTTTGAGACTtcactttgtttttgtttcgaaTTTTGTGGTTATTGGATAGTTCTTAAACTACATTTTTCTTTTGGTCTCAAGTTCTTGAGAGATTCATTCCATCTAAAGTCTCCTATTTATTCAGTCTCTTATCTTGCCTAGAGTCTTTTATCTCACTGTACCATCTTGTTTAACATACGATGGATACAAATTACAATCATGCAGGTACAGATTTTGTTAATTCGTTACATGAAGGAGCCTTTATGTTTTAACCGATCGGAGGAAATGGCTTGATACAATTATTGCGGAAAAACTAGATGTATATAATAGTTAGACAAGAGCTAACACATCACTGTAGTTCTCATCAATAAAACGTGGAAAAAAAActcttcaacaacagcaagaaaCAAGAATCGACTGCCAAAGGTAACATGGTTGCCCAATTTTCTTATTCTATTTTTCTCCCATAAAATATGATCACACCTTATTAGAAAATGATGGTCTGTGGATCACTCTTCCCGTCTCCAGCCTTATCTCTGTTGCGCGTCTCATCTCATGTCCGGCGCCGGAAGCTCGCAGGTAGCTTCACTTATGTAGATATGTAAAGATAAGAGAGAGATCAGAGAGAGGAAGGTTTGATGAGCATCATCCATTGATGGCCTTTACGACCTCAAAAGAGAAGCCAAATGAGAGAGACGTCTCTTTTAGTGTTTATAGACCAAAAAAAGTGGGTCGTTGTAGAGGGTATCTTCGAAAGCATATGCTTCAAACCATTAACTTAGCTGACCTGAGACTCCATTATTATTACTTTTCTACTTTATGTTTTCTTgcttgttttaaaaaattagattttagtATTGACGTGTGAGTAACATGGGCTACTCGCCACGAAAGTAGAAAGAAAGTGAGGACCGCTTTGCCTCGTTGTTTCTCATTGGACTACCTTCCCACTGTTCGATCTATCATTTTTACGAGGTTaccaaaactggaaaaaaaaaagactggtTCACCCTTTTATTTTGCTACTTAAATTTACTTTGGGAATTTAGGTTATGTTGGTAAGTTCTCCACCGAACACAATGTTCCTTATTATGAAAACTCCCTCAACCAATCAACAAGTTGCTTTCCACTGTTATCTTGAATTCATATTTGCAAACTGTTAATCCTTGCGGCGGATGGCAAACACACAAGTTTAGTTGGACAAGTcatataatttgttttacttttttgtaAAGGTAAACGCAACCAATCCAAACTTTGGATTTGTTTTGTGTTTGCAAAACGCTTCTCAGTGAATATTACTGAAAATGATTGTAATAAGTATTTCGGACTGCACTTTTACGACGTGTTAAAGTGggatttgaattttattaagGTAATGATCTTGATCGAAATGAACACTAAGTGGCTGTAGTTTAGTGGTGAGAATTCCACGTTGTGGCCGTGGAGACCTGGGCTCGAATCCCAGCAGCCacattaattttgatttttctatTTCACTTACATGGGCCTGTAATTGGTTTTCGGCTAAGTTACTGGCTCTTGTGGACCCATATAAAAACTGGATAGTTATTTCTTTCGGAGTGAGAGTGTGTGTAACTAACCGCCAGAAGGAATAATGTACTTTTTTGACTTTTGATATAAtaattaactaaataaatattttaaaaggatTTGCTGCCAGAAAATAATGGATTGTatctttaaaatgtttttttttttacatttatatttaaaaaatctgTTGCCAACGATTTTATCTTTAAACTAATCCGTCATGTTGCTCGTTGGGATTTATATAAATTCCAGTGTTGAGTTGTTGCCAATTGTATTATTAgataaactagattttttaaccgcgctacgcgcggataagatattatatgtatttctcaattctaaaaaaatataatgtataatactgtattacattatttaaagaatataaaataagactacataacataaatatattttttaaattttctttgtggaaatcattatgttgtttgattgttgtacttgattcacatatttgcatagttatttgtgatagatgaataactatatttttattatcagtaaataatatatatttattatataatataagaaaaataaaattatattcttttaaaacaaacttgtctgatgtagggactcggttatagacatattatattcaaatgagacattttacagttatcaatcttcttaacagtcaagaaacaaatctgaatatcaaaacaatatctcatacgatctctttgtggaataactgctctgaagaaattgaatttaggcatcaaaaaggactgaaaatggatgtgcatatgtgttatctaagtcagttttacaaagtactattcataattcatatatcatttatgtccatcctattttttgtccatattttcttaaacatcttgaaataactgatgctaattaataataaacttttggctggcaaaaaaagaGTCAAAATTGTCTAATTAttgcttaatttgtctaactgatatatatgtatttctcaattctaaaaaaataatgtataatattgtattacattatttaaagaatataaaataagactacataacataaatatattttttaaattttctttgtggaaatcattatgttgtttgattgtagtacttgattcacatatttgcatagatatttgtgatagatgaataattatatttttattatcagtaaataatatatatttattatataatataagaaaaataaaattatttactttttaaacaaagttgtctcatgttggagattcggttatagacatataatattcgaaggagacatttttacagttatcaatcttcttaacattcaagaaacaaatctgaatatcaaaacaatatctcatacgatctttttgtggaataactgctctgaagaaattgaatttaggcatcaaaaaggattggaaatgatgtgcagatgtgttatctaagtcagctttacaaagtactactattcatagttcatatatcatttaagtccatcctttcttaaacatcttgaaataactgatgctaattaataatacacttttggctggcaaaaaaaattaaatttgtctaattatcgtttaaatattttattaatattgtctaagaagctttcaattgatatcatagtttaatttttattagttttttttgttaattttaggattttttgtatttaagatttttttccatattaagcttatatttctttcacataatatatatatatatatgtcataaaaattaccatcaaatcagttttactttttattattttatttttaatgaaaatacacttttaaataatttaatttaaaataaaattatatattaatttgttgtattctaacaatttgattgatttaattaatttgctttggtggataacttaaaaagttttcatatgaatcgggaaaagcaagcttatgttgttatattatatttatttgtgtatatagaatcttgtgtatatagaatcggggaaagcaagcttatgtaaacttacttttacaaaagtcttaactttgtcacgaaaacaaaaatctatgctttttcatatttgtcaatgttctcacactttcaaaaaatatattagcttagtcactttcttattttttttacaaaacaaaatatcgaagtcttgaaagttgaatccatattattgtaaatgtacataagagtttgtgattacatatttagtgattcttgtatatgtgttcaagaaagtttcaatggcttagcgGTATATGttctatatttatgtcatactaacccgggttcgatcctgtcctttgcatttttttttcattttttacgaaaaaataaatgagatgacgtggcaacttcgggCTCTCTGATTGGATGATTATATATGCTGATGTGGACACTCtaagtgattcttgtatatgtgttcaagaaagtttcaatggcttagcgGTATATGctctatatttatgtcatactaacccgggttcgatcctgtcctttgcatttttttttcattttttacgaaaaaataaatgagatgacgtggcaacttcgggCTCTCTGATTGGATGATTATATATGCTGATGTGGACACTCTAAGAGGGGTTTAtatctcccttttagtatagtatagatccgttaaaatatatagataatataCAGCCTCGTCAGCAAAATTATATCATCAATCAATTACTTCAAATAAACCCACGATAAGATTTCTTCATTTCACCCTTAATCCTATTCAAAGATAAGATAAAAACGTAAAAAAGGAAAACGTAATATTTATTACAAATATTAAGGGATTCGATTCGTCCAGTAATACATCAGTTTCAGTAGATTGATTTAATAGCATTAAATCTATTCAAATAAAATGAAGAACGTGATGGATTCTCattaatatctttttattaaaaaaactgaattaTCAGCGAGAAAGCATCTTTATTCGGTAGAGTCAATATCgataattacaaaattatagaaacaaataaatcatataAGATCGTGACCATAAAGAAATGGATTAACATTCAGATCAAAACATTAAATACAATAGTTATcccaaagtaaaaaaaaaaaaaaacataatctcCTTCtctcttgtatatatatatatacgcgTCACGTCTCATTCACAAACCCACACATCAAAAACACTCTCTTTAGTCTTTAccactttcttcttctctgaTCTTCTTGAAACGATGGAGCTTGATCTTACACCGAAGTTGCCAAAGCAAGTGTACGGAGGAGATGGAGGATCGTACTTCGCGTGGTGCCCTGAAGAGCTTCCGATGCTGAAAGAGGGTAACATTGGAGCAGCGAAGCTCGCTCTTGAGCAGCACGGTTTCGCTGTTCCTCGTTACTCTGACTCTCCCAAGGTCGCCTACGTCCTTCAAGGTTCGGTCTTCCCTTTTAAAGTTGTTGACTTTATGAATCTGATCGGACTAAAGTTTCGGATTTGATCTCTTTGTTTCTTCCAAAGTTGTTAACTTTATGAATCTAATCATCTAACGTGTAAGAAAGGTTGAGACTTTACGTTTGTTGATGACTCTGTTGTCAGGATCTGGAACGGCGGGGATTGTACTCCCTGAGAAGGAGGAGAAGGTGATTGCTATCAAAGAAGGAGACTCCATTGCTCTCCCCTTTGGTGTGGTGACATGGTGGTTTAACAGCGAGGAGACAGAGCTTGTTGTCCTCTTCCTTGGTGAAACCCACAAGGCTCACAAGAGAGGACAGTTCACTGACTTTTACCTCACCGGCTCTAACGGAATCTTCACCGGTTTCACGACCGAGTTTGTTGGCAGGGCGTGGGATCTCGACGAGGGGACGGTTAAGAAGCTTGTGGGTTCTCAGACCGGGAAAGGGATTGTGAAGCTTGACGCTGGTTTCAAGATGCCAATGGCCAAGAGTGAGGATCGTGAGGGGTTTGTGTTGAACTGTTTGGAAGCTCCTCTTGATGTAGACATCAAGGACGGTGGGAGAGTTGTTGTATTGAACACTAAGAACCTTCCTCTTGTTGGGGAGGTTGGGTTTGGTGCTGATCTTGTTAGGATCGATGCGCATTCAATGTGTTCGCCAGGGTTCTCTTGTGACTCGGCTCTTCAGGTGACTTACATTGTTGCTGGGAGTGGGAGAGTCCAGGTCGTTGGCGCTGATGGGAAGAGAGTTCTTGAGACTCATATCAAGGCTGGTTCTCTCTTTATTGTTCCGAGGTTCTTTGTGGTTTCGAAGATTGCTGATCCTGAGGGCATGTCTTGGTTCTCTATTGTGACTACTCCCGAGTAAGAGTCCTATATGCCTTTTCTCTTGAGTTATTCAAATGAAAGAAACTAAaagttgtgtgtgtgttttgtagtCCGATCTTCACGCATTTGGCTGGGAGGACATCGGTTTGGAAGGCATTGTCTCCAGAGGTGCTGCAGGCGGCGTTTAAGGTTGATCCGGAGGTGGAGCAGTCTTTCCGTTCAAAGAGAACTTCGGACGCCATTTTCTTCCCTCCTTCCAACTGAAGAAGACGAGGAGATGAGAACAAGAACCAGCTTTGTCGTTAATCGTTGCTTTTTTTGCCTTTGTTTTTCTCTTTACTTGTGATCCACGGAAGTACTTAGGGTTTCTTCTCTTGTGTTTTATCCTGGACCGGTTCTGTTCTCTTTGTTGGTCTTTACGCTTTGTTATTGAAATAAAACAGTATCTAAAAGCTTGCAAGGTTTTCTACATTTGAAAACTATCAACAttactattttataaatctttcaTAATTTTCTCGAATACACATTTTTTGACACGAAGCTGGCTTAAGGTTGACCACAACACACAATTCACCAAGCGTTACCAAATATTTCcctgaacatttttttttctcttttccaaACGGTCTGCGGCAGGGCATCTCATAATAGtatttgttaagttttttttttttcaattaaatcTTTCTAATAAC
This genomic window contains:
- the LOC103871515 gene encoding glutelin type-B 5 codes for the protein MELDLTPKLPKQVYGGDGGSYFAWCPEELPMLKEGNIGAAKLALEQHGFAVPRYSDSPKVAYVLQGSGTAGIVLPEKEEKVIAIKEGDSIALPFGVVTWWFNSEETELVVLFLGETHKAHKRGQFTDFYLTGSNGIFTGFTTEFVGRAWDLDEGTVKKLVGSQTGKGIVKLDAGFKMPMAKSEDREGFVLNCLEAPLDVDIKDGGRVVVLNTKNLPLVGEVGFGADLVRIDAHSMCSPGFSCDSALQVTYIVAGSGRVQVVGADGKRVLETHIKAGSLFIVPRFFVVSKIADPEGMSWFSIVTTPDPIFTHLAGRTSVWKALSPEVLQAAFKVDPEVEQSFRSKRTSDAIFFPPSN
- the LOC103871514 gene encoding 40S ribosomal protein S15a; amino-acid sequence: MVRISVLNDALKSMFNAEKRGKRQVMIRPSSKVIIKFLIVMQKHGYIGEFEYVDDHRSGKIVVELNGRLNKCGVISPRFDVGVKEIEGWTARLLPSRQFGYIVLTTSAGIMDHEEARRKNVGGKVLGFFY